A region from the Bacteroidales bacterium genome encodes:
- a CDS encoding ATP-binding protein translates to MKKRFLFSKLQAHLTKKQIILIVGSRQVGKTTIMQQLNNEIKSQSKTTFFITLEDPQIKKSFNSHPEKLFEYLPPLNKNQKNYIFIDEIQYLDNPSNFLKYIYDKYHSYIKLIVSGSSSFYIDKNFKDSLAGRKRLFNLATLSFDEFLLFKDREDIIPYINSGNMPDIYKNELNKFLYEYLIYGAYPEVVTETNIEEKKAIIKELANSYIKKDIIDSNLQYPDLYFQIFQIISNQIGSLFNKNTLSEILQKSNQTIDSYLNVMKKSFHITEIKPFYRNISKEIRKMPKLYFNDLGLRNYFAKNFNPIGKRKDKGQLFENFVFRRFYDKYDEMDIQFWRTQKMQEIDFIIDKKSAYEVKFSEENINLKKYNYFIEKYPEISLKLINFNNVNEIKLSQS, encoded by the coding sequence ATGAAAAAAAGGTTTCTGTTTAGTAAATTACAAGCCCATCTTACAAAAAAGCAAATTATCTTAATAGTTGGCTCAAGGCAAGTAGGAAAGACAACTATAATGCAACAACTTAATAATGAGATTAAATCACAATCAAAAACGACATTTTTTATTACTTTAGAAGACCCACAAATTAAAAAATCTTTTAATTCTCATCCTGAAAAATTATTTGAGTATTTACCCCCTCTTAACAAAAACCAAAAAAATTATATTTTTATTGATGAGATACAATATCTTGATAATCCATCTAATTTTCTTAAATATATTTACGACAAATATCATAGTTATATTAAATTAATTGTTAGTGGTTCGTCAAGTTTTTATATTGATAAAAATTTTAAAGATTCATTAGCAGGCAGAAAACGGCTCTTTAATCTTGCAACTTTAAGTTTTGATGAATTTTTATTATTTAAAGATAGAGAGGATATTATACCATATATTAATTCGGGTAATATGCCGGATATATATAAAAACGAACTGAATAAATTTTTATATGAATATTTAATTTATGGTGCTTATCCCGAAGTAGTTACAGAGACAAATATTGAGGAAAAGAAAGCTATTATAAAGGAACTTGCAAATTCATATATAAAAAAAGACATTATAGATTCAAATTTACAATATCCGGATTTGTATTTTCAAATTTTTCAAATAATTTCAAATCAAATAGGTTCACTTTTTAATAAAAATACCTTAAGCGAAATTTTGCAAAAATCAAATCAAACTATTGATTCATATTTGAATGTAATGAAAAAGTCTTTTCATATAACAGAAATTAAACCTTTTTATAGAAATATTTCAAAAGAAATAAGAAAAATGCCGAAATTATATTTTAATGATTTAGGTTTACGTAATTATTTTGCAAAAAACTTTAATCCTATTGGTAAAAGAAAAGATAAAGGACAATTATTTGAAAATTTTGTGTTTAGGCGATTTTATGATAAATACGATGAAATGGATATACAATTTTGGAGAACACAAAAAATGCAAGAAATTGATTTTATTATCGATAAAAAAAGTGCTTATGAAGTTAAATTTTCGGAAGAAAATATTAATCTAAAAAAATACAATTACTTTATTGAAAAATATCCTGAAATCTCTTTAAAATTAATTAATTTTAATAATGTTAATGAAATTAAGTTAAGCCAAAGCTAA
- a CDS encoding polysaccharide deacetylase family protein: MVIAHPPGIIKKIYHKLLWSFKGTPKELFLTFDDGPTPEITQWVLDELEKFNAKATFFCLGRNVEKHPEIYNKIINNGHSVGNHTYSHLNGWKTKVNEYLEDVELAKQFIDSKLYRPPYGKLKPLQKRGLLEQFKIVMWDVLSGDYDIKTDKNKCLENIINFSKSGSVIVMHDSVKAKENLYYVLPKILEYFSDKDYCFSSIK, encoded by the coding sequence ATGGTAATAGCCCATCCTCCCGGAATAATAAAAAAAATATACCATAAATTATTATGGAGTTTTAAAGGAACTCCAAAAGAATTGTTTTTAACTTTTGATGATGGACCAACACCCGAAATTACTCAATGGGTGCTTGATGAATTAGAAAAGTTTAATGCAAAAGCAACGTTTTTTTGCCTTGGACGAAATGTTGAAAAACACCCTGAGATTTATAATAAAATCATTAACAATGGTCATTCGGTTGGAAACCATACATATAGTCACCTTAACGGATGGAAAACCAAAGTTAATGAATATTTAGAAGATGTTGAACTGGCAAAACAATTTATTGATTCAAAATTATACAGACCTCCTTACGGAAAGCTTAAACCATTACAAAAAAGAGGATTGCTTGAGCAATTTAAAATTGTTATGTGGGATGTTTTGAGTGGTGATTATGATATTAAGACTGATAAAAACAAATGTCTTGAAAATATTATTAATTTTTCAAAATCAGGCTCGGTTATTGTTATGCATGATTCGGTGAAGGCAAAAGAAAATCTTTATTATGTATTGCCAAAGATATTAGAGTATTTTTCAGATAAAGATTATTGTTTTAGTTCAATAAAATAG